A stretch of Lactuca sativa cultivar Salinas chromosome 6, Lsat_Salinas_v11, whole genome shotgun sequence DNA encodes these proteins:
- the LOC111893120 gene encoding transcription initiation factor TFIID subunit 10, with the protein MNHNQQSNEAKHDDETALTDFLASLTDYTPTIPDELVEHYLAKSGFQCPDVRLIRLVAVATQKFVSEIATEALQQCKARPAPVVRDKKDKQQKDKRLIMNMDDLSKALQEYGINAKHQEYFADSSSAGMESAQRDE; encoded by the exons ATGAATCACAACCAGCAATCAAATGAAGCTAAACACGATGACGAAACTGCCCTCACAGATTTTCTTGCCTCTTTAACAGACTACACCCCAACT ATTCCTGATGAACTGGTGGAACATTACTTAGCCAAAAGTGGGTTTCAATGTCCAGATGTTCGATT AATAAGGCTAGTTGCAGTTGCCACTCAGAAGTTTGTATCAGAGATTGCTACTGAAGCTCTTCA GCAATGCAAGGCAAGACCAGCACCCGTTGTGAGGGACAAAAAAGACAAGCAACAAAAG GATAAGCGACTGATTATGAACATGGATGACCTGTCAAAGGCTCTTCAAGAG TATGGTATAAATGCGAAGCATCAAGAGTATTTTGCAGATAGCTCTTCAGCTGGAATGGAATCTGCTCAAAGAGATGAatga